One stretch of Candidatus Zixiibacteriota bacterium DNA includes these proteins:
- a CDS encoding translocation/assembly module TamB, with the protein MRRVWKITFYLFCLVMLIIIGGWVYFLHLGGLERLANSRLEALLADQPEIEAEIGQISGDIISSIVVKDISLYYIDGAERHLLLEIPRLETIYSLSNLMNQQYSLDYLHIDSAVVTIVRDSTGRWLLPKLTTDSGGEASRAMAFRIGDLALNQTTVRFVDGIDTILVENLLLWSMIEFDNGTAAVDLQRLEFTTNKERVILDAAAGTVTYANGNILFKDMNIFSGDTRIRLSGNVATRDSLTGHVSVIADNIDLGHITRYVGPHLKGVLDLNSEVSFAGGRVEGTADIAGDFMIVSFDNLHMGFQYADKHLTLDTLYGTILGGCSVDGWGGVDFSTAPLEEYHLTADIKNFNLKQLITNSFESNLSGQLRMDGQSFRKSTMVMAISTELYESSFDEYPLHEAAGNMIITSDSITFVDSFRVNYFENVFHTSGRVSYRDDIDLSVRVKLNNLDRYRGKLFIDQPGGRGYAEGTISGLTADPDLHGFFASDSVWVYELFSDSMYARVDMDRFLTSKQGKVAVSFFDGQAWPIPYDTGYAWLTTDSNLVYIDSLQVSSQSVQLDGQGMFNYGPYPQRLLVNSLTLHLWDRPFHNRGDLQIDIDSAGFVFDKADIGNSEAQLSVQGRADYDEALELQVSVVRVPLAPWVNLVDTIYEIDGVLSGDATLRGTISEPIFNLLGFIDSLTYKDLVLGDLMTAMAYRDRLLTLDSVRLVSHPGEYVAGGSLHADLSLSTDRTDRFPDLPMDIAVVASDTRFDLVSLLMPTVEHLTGDFHADFRLSGTPQDPHLDGEAYINGARLKYFDLEHPIFADSVGATMHDNRIVIEGIELFTTENKKENGRRRYAQVEGEIIVEALDTFYYDLDVTTPKEFPFAYELDDIQGKAEGDLHIEGSSPPLVTGSLTLTSMRYQVEFAEQDEGSPLMMALSSDDEWNLNINIDILSNYWIRNEDIDAEFAGQLNLIRTDGNYRFIGEMEILRGRGFLFDKTFRLEPGSRVIFEGNDTLNPRLDITGYTRIAGVVEDSFGDDATPETVELCVDIGGTLELPEINPCEGSDMTREDILPLIVANYYARDGFSSSGQIEQRLFGLGYSQMSQIGARQLNQIGVETFEIDPVYGQELNPWNARVTLGFYTAPRLYVYGRSTLAGQTRQELGFDYRLSKAFQVEGRRDEEELYHLSLKFHWEF; encoded by the coding sequence ATGCGGCGAGTCTGGAAAATCACATTCTATCTGTTCTGCTTAGTCATGCTGATTATTATTGGTGGCTGGGTGTACTTCCTTCATCTCGGAGGTCTGGAGCGGCTTGCCAATTCACGGCTGGAAGCGCTGCTGGCTGACCAGCCTGAAATCGAGGCAGAGATTGGTCAGATAAGCGGTGATATAATTTCGAGCATCGTCGTCAAGGATATTTCGTTGTATTACATAGACGGGGCTGAGCGCCATCTTCTTCTGGAGATACCGCGATTGGAAACCATCTACTCGCTGTCGAATCTTATGAACCAACAGTACAGCCTTGACTACCTGCATATCGATTCAGCTGTGGTCACAATTGTTCGCGACAGCACCGGACGATGGCTCTTGCCAAAGTTGACTACCGACTCCGGCGGAGAAGCATCACGGGCGATGGCATTCCGGATAGGTGACCTGGCTCTGAACCAGACGACAGTGCGTTTTGTTGATGGCATCGATACGATTCTGGTCGAAAACTTATTGTTATGGTCGATGATCGAGTTTGATAACGGTACCGCCGCTGTGGATCTTCAACGACTGGAGTTCACAACGAATAAGGAACGGGTGATCCTGGATGCTGCGGCCGGAACTGTGACCTACGCCAATGGCAATATTCTGTTTAAGGACATGAATATCTTCTCAGGTGATACCAGGATTCGACTCAGCGGCAACGTCGCTACCCGGGACAGTTTGACAGGACATGTTAGTGTGATTGCGGACAATATAGATCTGGGGCATATCACTCGCTATGTGGGACCGCATCTGAAGGGTGTTCTGGATCTAAATAGCGAGGTCTCCTTCGCTGGTGGCCGAGTAGAGGGCACCGCCGATATTGCCGGAGACTTCATGATAGTCAGTTTCGACAACCTGCACATGGGGTTTCAATATGCCGACAAGCACCTGACTCTGGACACACTCTATGGAACGATACTTGGGGGCTGTTCGGTCGATGGTTGGGGTGGTGTCGATTTCTCCACTGCGCCACTCGAGGAGTACCATCTAACCGCGGACATAAAAAACTTCAACCTCAAGCAACTTATCACGAATAGTTTTGAGTCAAACCTCAGTGGCCAACTGCGCATGGATGGACAATCGTTTCGCAAGAGCACAATGGTGATGGCTATTTCCACTGAGCTGTATGAGTCGTCGTTTGATGAATACCCGTTACATGAAGCGGCCGGCAACATGATCATCACCTCCGATTCGATCACTTTTGTGGATTCCTTCCGCGTCAATTATTTTGAAAATGTGTTTCATACTTCCGGCCGCGTGTCCTATCGCGATGACATTGATCTTAGTGTACGTGTCAAATTGAATAACCTCGATCGCTATCGTGGCAAGCTATTCATCGATCAACCGGGTGGCCGCGGTTATGCTGAGGGGACCATCTCCGGTCTCACCGCCGATCCCGATTTGCATGGGTTCTTTGCTTCAGACTCGGTTTGGGTCTATGAGCTGTTCTCCGATAGTATGTACGCCAGGGTGGATATGGATCGCTTTTTGACTTCCAAACAGGGGAAGGTGGCTGTTAGTTTCTTTGATGGACAGGCCTGGCCAATACCATATGACACCGGGTACGCCTGGCTGACCACGGATTCCAACCTGGTGTATATTGATTCATTGCAGGTTAGTAGTCAGTCTGTCCAATTGGATGGACAGGGTATGTTCAATTACGGGCCATACCCCCAAAGACTGCTGGTTAATAGTCTCACGCTGCATTTATGGGATCGACCTTTTCACAATCGAGGGGATCTTCAGATTGATATTGACTCGGCCGGGTTCGTTTTTGACAAAGCTGATATTGGCAATTCGGAGGCGCAGTTATCAGTGCAGGGAAGAGCAGATTATGACGAAGCGCTGGAGTTGCAGGTGTCGGTCGTACGAGTACCTCTGGCACCCTGGGTGAATCTGGTTGATACAATCTATGAAATCGATGGTGTTCTGTCAGGAGATGCGACCCTCAGGGGTACTATTTCTGAGCCGATCTTTAATCTGCTTGGGTTCATAGATTCGCTGACCTACAAGGACCTGGTGCTGGGTGATCTGATGACAGCTATGGCCTATCGTGACCGCCTTCTCACGCTTGACAGTGTGCGGCTGGTCTCACACCCAGGGGAATATGTTGCTGGTGGATCATTGCACGCAGACCTGTCCCTGAGTACTGACCGCACCGATCGGTTCCCTGATCTGCCGATGGATATTGCGGTCGTGGCCTCAGATACACGATTCGATCTTGTCAGTTTATTAATGCCGACAGTAGAACACTTGACCGGTGATTTCCACGCCGATTTTCGACTGTCCGGCACTCCCCAGGATCCGCATCTCGACGGCGAAGCGTATATCAATGGGGCTCGGCTGAAGTACTTTGACCTCGAACATCCGATTTTCGCCGACTCGGTTGGGGCGACAATGCACGATAATCGCATTGTCATCGAAGGTATTGAACTCTTTACCACTGAGAACAAAAAGGAAAACGGACGGCGACGTTACGCTCAGGTGGAGGGAGAGATCATTGTTGAGGCGCTGGATACATTCTACTATGACCTTGATGTTACGACGCCGAAGGAATTCCCGTTCGCCTATGAACTGGATGATATTCAAGGGAAGGCCGAAGGTGATTTGCACATTGAGGGCAGCAGTCCTCCTCTTGTCACCGGATCGCTAACGCTCACATCCATGCGGTATCAAGTGGAGTTTGCCGAGCAGGATGAAGGTTCACCGCTGATGATGGCGCTTTCCAGCGATGACGAGTGGAATCTTAATATCAATATCGATATTCTGTCTAATTACTGGATCCGGAATGAAGATATCGATGCCGAGTTTGCCGGCCAGCTCAATTTGATCAGAACTGACGGCAACTACCGATTCATCGGCGAGATGGAAATACTGCGCGGCCGCGGTTTCCTTTTTGACAAGACCTTTCGTCTGGAGCCGGGAAGTCGGGTCATATTTGAGGGCAATGACACCCTCAATCCTCGACTCGATATTACCGGGTATACGCGTATAGCCGGCGTGGTCGAAGATTCTTTTGGAGACGATGCCACGCCTGAGACAGTCGAGCTGTGTGTGGACATTGGCGGTACTCTCGAATTGCCGGAGATCAATCCGTGTGAAGGAAGTGATATGACTCGTGAGGATATCCTCCCTCTCATCGTTGCCAACTACTACGCCCGCGATGGGTTCTCGTCGTCAGGTCAGATTGAGCAACGATTGTTTGGACTGGGCTACAGTCAGATGTCGCAAATCGGAGCCAGACAACTTAATCAGATTGGGGTGGAAACCTTTGAGATTGATCCCGTGTATGGCCAGGAGCTTAATCCGTGGAATGCCAGGGTAACGCTCGGTTTCTACACAGCTCCGCGACTCTACGTTTATGGTCGCTCCACCCTTGCCGGTCAAACACGTCAGGAGCTTGGTTTTGATTACCGTCTCAGCAAAGCCTTTCAGGTTGAAGGACGCCGGGATGAGGAAGAGCTCTATCACCTTAGTCTGAAATTTCACTGGGAGTTCTGA
- a CDS encoding carboxymuconolactone decarboxylase family protein: protein MSSRIDIDDIYVRLEQFETALYGTTRVLAIYSAAIAVCDERLLEVVVESGLRIGLDRKKFYEVVLQSHLFLGFPRMLIAADHLGEKLPVENLQSQLTPISPIESQTWFDRGVALCRQVYGDNYDRLKDRVESFAPDIFRWMVLEGYGKTLSRPGLGPIDRELAIVACLMVENRQQQLFSHIRGAFNVGADRSLVELVIGDMAPLAPLGHPASLKILSRLDDL, encoded by the coding sequence ATGAGTTCCCGGATTGACATTGATGATATTTACGTTCGGTTGGAACAGTTCGAAACAGCCCTGTATGGGACCACACGGGTTCTGGCCATATACTCGGCTGCTATTGCCGTCTGTGACGAGCGCCTGTTGGAGGTTGTGGTAGAGTCTGGATTGCGAATTGGGCTTGACCGGAAGAAATTCTATGAGGTAGTGCTGCAATCGCATCTGTTTCTTGGTTTTCCGCGAATGCTCATAGCGGCCGATCATCTTGGGGAAAAGTTACCAGTGGAGAATCTGCAGTCACAGCTAACGCCGATCAGTCCGATTGAATCGCAGACCTGGTTTGATCGTGGTGTTGCACTGTGTCGACAAGTGTATGGAGATAACTACGATCGCCTCAAGGACAGAGTGGAGTCATTTGCGCCCGACATTTTTCGTTGGATGGTTCTGGAGGGTTATGGAAAAACCCTTTCTCGACCGGGTCTCGGGCCGATTGACAGGGAGTTGGCCATTGTGGCTTGTTTGATGGTTGAGAATCGGCAACAGCAGCTATTTTCGCATATTCGCGGTGCTTTTAATGTTGGTGCTGACAGGAGTCTTGTTGAACTGGTAATCGGAGACATGGCTCCACTGGCCCCGCTGGGACACCCTGCCTCTCTCAAAATCCTCAGCCGATTGGATGATCTCTAA
- a CDS encoding S1C family serine protease gives MLTFFRSTAAASTAVAVFFLFGLATGVSANDSSLTILEDRLNDLVYRTSRSIVTLESISNSRSGLHSGKHESVHRLISSGVIIDSMGGILVAASSVVGRDHLLVRFADQVISVQLIGIDYHTGLALVSAGIPLGRPARLAHQYGCAGQMVVAIGNAYGVRASPSLGFCAGMRPEGSIQFSAQITSGTVGGGLFDLSGWLVGVITGGIGRDRWAEVGLAVPSPGLAKVARYLYRHGDRQAGYVGITSVDIEITPGIEVTMPAQLVRAESQRYFIVDRAVMITDVIPLSPAANAGLACNDLLVSLNGEAITSAVALRSFVRQSHPGSVIDIGLVRNNLPLVVPLQIGRLRLSPFDSFHGVNDEPAQPDNSPEFLRQEISDLKQSLRVLEKKLQGLR, from the coding sequence ATGCTAACGTTTTTTCGTTCTACTGCGGCAGCATCAACAGCTGTCGCAGTTTTCTTTCTCTTCGGGCTGGCAACTGGTGTTTCGGCAAATGACAGCTCGTTGACTATCCTTGAAGATCGACTCAATGACCTTGTCTATCGCACTTCCCGGTCGATTGTCACATTAGAGTCGATTTCTAATTCCCGTTCCGGACTCCATTCGGGGAAGCACGAGAGTGTCCACCGCCTGATATCTTCAGGAGTAATAATTGACAGCATGGGCGGCATTCTGGTCGCTGCCTCATCGGTTGTGGGGCGAGATCATTTGCTGGTGCGTTTTGCAGATCAGGTTATTTCCGTCCAATTGATCGGTATTGATTACCACACCGGGCTGGCTCTGGTGAGTGCCGGAATACCGCTGGGACGACCGGCGCGTCTGGCTCATCAATACGGTTGTGCGGGGCAGATGGTAGTTGCCATCGGCAACGCGTATGGCGTTCGAGCCTCGCCTTCTCTGGGCTTCTGTGCCGGTATGCGACCCGAAGGTTCCATTCAGTTTTCGGCCCAGATTACTTCAGGGACGGTGGGTGGGGGACTTTTTGACCTTTCAGGCTGGCTGGTAGGCGTAATCACTGGTGGTATTGGACGAGACCGATGGGCGGAAGTGGGGTTAGCGGTCCCGTCACCCGGACTAGCCAAAGTTGCGCGCTATCTATACCGGCATGGAGACCGACAGGCTGGCTACGTCGGGATTACCAGTGTGGATATTGAAATCACTCCCGGTATTGAAGTGACCATGCCTGCCCAATTGGTCCGGGCTGAATCTCAGCGCTACTTCATTGTTGACCGTGCTGTCATGATTACCGATGTCATCCCGCTGTCTCCGGCGGCCAATGCGGGTCTGGCATGTAATGATTTGTTGGTCAGCCTCAACGGAGAGGCTATAACCTCTGCCGTGGCTTTGCGTTCGTTCGTTCGTCAGAGTCATCCCGGTTCTGTTATAGACATCGGACTTGTGCGTAATAACCTACCGCTGGTAGTTCCATTGCAGATAGGCAGACTCCGTCTATCACCTTTCGACAGTTTCCATGGCGTGAACGATGAGCCGGCCCAGCCGGACAACTCGCCCGAGTTTCTCCGGCAGGAGATTAGTGATCTCAAGCAATCCCTGAGAGTGTTGGAAAAGAAGCTTCAGGGTCTGCGCTGA